A stretch of the Saprospiraceae bacterium genome encodes the following:
- a CDS encoding YdeI/OmpD-associated family protein — MQNLDPRIDAYISKSAPFAQEILKFLRDIVHANCPECVETMKWNFPHFLYKGDILCSMAAFKQHCAFGFWKEKLMVKSSNLLTDKGKTAMGDFGKISCIQDLPSKKVLKACIQEAMDLNEKGIKLSKPVQKIPDSAIVIPDDFQRALNKHALAKKNFNAFSNSHKREYINYILEAKRDATRLARIQKSIEMLSEGKSQNSKYIR, encoded by the coding sequence ATGCAAAATTTGGATCCGCGCATCGATGCTTACATTTCTAAATCAGCTCCGTTTGCACAGGAGATTTTGAAATTTTTAAGAGATATAGTGCATGCCAATTGTCCGGAATGTGTCGAAACCATGAAATGGAATTTTCCACATTTTCTGTATAAAGGGGATATCCTCTGCAGCATGGCTGCTTTTAAACAGCATTGTGCTTTTGGATTTTGGAAAGAAAAGTTGATGGTTAAATCCAGTAATTTGCTTACGGATAAAGGAAAAACGGCGATGGGAGATTTTGGAAAAATCAGTTGCATTCAGGACCTGCCTTCAAAAAAAGTTTTAAAAGCCTGCATCCAGGAGGCCATGGATCTTAATGAAAAAGGAATTAAGCTTTCAAAACCCGTCCAAAAGATTCCGGATTCAGCTATTGTAATTCCGGATGATTTTCAACGTGCATTGAATAAGCATGCCCTTGCAAAGAAGAATTTTAATGCGTTTTCCAATTCGCATAAACGGGAATATATAAATTACATATTGGAAGCCAAACGCGATGCAACCCGATTGGCACGCATTCAAAAAAGTATTGAAATGCTATCAGAAGGAAAATCACAAAATTCTAAATACATTCGTTGA
- a CDS encoding T9SS type A sorting domain-containing protein — MSPIPYCILNPKIDLLKILSFVLLFPIIGTGQQNRIVAPDDMVVSCGFQFTTKDLSDTSSTLFGKLQMDSSQRKKLISLDVVCKQLCESNKKTGYPGPIPPAPSEPPASAKACAYFGALFDSLHKNNLYEMVWGFDGYLTNPLELNYTLEVSDLRFCNQGKILRIFSTQGPNQTLLKDTQTIWVVNCHPFYINTLDLCDPNDDVVIPDCDLKQVQYGCNIPKRDTSSYPKLPMDSCRSIGIDFVDSIGVQLPEHYFYVLRQWQLTDWCQFDPTDPDSKGRFNITDTIFVIDDQSPKTSIALTDCTEADSTGFAQVMIQAHATDNCTAVDFIRYSYLIDLNNDDAGIYDGSDLKVGPLTIREMVAGKIPTFNYNPYATIQNNAQIADGSYPIGKHKIVYVTVDGLNNESKDTAYFEVERQEAPEVICPSEVFNIPVHLPQSIVLDIKTLLSSVVDNCTVYSKLKIYLDGQKEKIQDLISCEDFFEVGNPDTLKRDYKIYIEDAAGNIKICTVNVNFIRLNACDTQNRIDHSGQVITQRSKPIAQARILVRSDLQNQILDKKDCNSNFEFSTFSVNPGFYLDIKKIDAVANGVDVLDAFLIYQHYLGIQSLSNPFDYQAADLHKNQIITPADVHQVLRIILGINSNSINPENCWLFFNAKDSTSISDVKLLKDTILTCIGLKLGDITGDALTICDEKYVEPSKCIKLYYPALQAEKGKQYRVPVTCSNYKSIIGFQSGFQLVGTDLILDSILEGKLKFPFSFKQTDLRLDSTHFNFVFVTPSPDLYNLTSNEVLFELVITAKKDGLFTDYLVPNNLTCKTVAYQEDKEALSICTNSVLIDAKDLKSYEPSIFPNPFSDNLQIRFPHNFNKSNLQIVDVFGRQIYSTSLNTNLNQVLELPGYLFPNKGIFYIKLQSDDVRLVKVIVRE, encoded by the coding sequence ATGAGCCCGATACCTTATTGCATATTAAATCCTAAAATTGACTTATTAAAAATTTTAAGTTTTGTTCTTTTGTTTCCAATTATTGGTACTGGGCAACAAAACCGAATCGTTGCACCAGATGACATGGTGGTGAGTTGCGGATTTCAATTTACTACTAAGGATTTGTCTGATACCAGCAGCACCTTATTTGGCAAGCTCCAAATGGATTCCAGTCAACGAAAAAAATTAATCAGTCTGGATGTAGTTTGTAAACAGCTTTGTGAATCAAATAAGAAAACCGGTTATCCGGGACCCATACCACCGGCTCCATCTGAACCTCCGGCTTCGGCGAAAGCCTGTGCCTATTTTGGAGCTTTATTTGATTCACTTCATAAAAATAATTTGTATGAAATGGTATGGGGCTTTGATGGATACCTTACAAATCCATTGGAGTTAAATTACACGTTGGAAGTTTCAGATTTGAGATTTTGCAATCAGGGTAAAATTCTTCGTATATTTTCCACACAGGGACCAAATCAAACCCTTTTAAAAGATACACAAACCATTTGGGTGGTCAACTGCCATCCGTTTTATATTAATACCCTGGACTTATGCGATCCAAATGATGATGTTGTAATTCCGGATTGCGATTTGAAACAGGTCCAGTATGGTTGCAATATTCCAAAAAGAGATACCAGTTCCTACCCAAAATTACCAATGGATTCCTGCCGTTCGATTGGAATCGATTTTGTCGATTCGATTGGAGTTCAATTGCCGGAACATTATTTTTATGTATTACGGCAATGGCAATTGACTGATTGGTGCCAGTTTGATCCAACGGACCCAGATTCCAAAGGGCGTTTTAACATAACAGATACGATATTTGTAATTGATGATCAATCCCCTAAAACATCCATAGCCTTAACCGATTGTACAGAAGCTGATTCAACAGGATTTGCTCAGGTAATGATTCAAGCCCATGCAACGGATAATTGCACGGCGGTTGATTTTATTAGATACTCATATTTAATTGATTTGAATAATGATGATGCCGGTATCTATGATGGATCTGATTTAAAAGTGGGTCCGTTGACCATTAGGGAAATGGTAGCAGGTAAAATTCCAACTTTTAATTACAATCCATATGCGACAATTCAAAACAATGCACAAATTGCAGATGGAAGCTATCCTATCGGAAAACACAAAATTGTGTATGTCACTGTAGATGGACTTAATAATGAATCAAAAGATACCGCCTATTTTGAAGTTGAAAGACAAGAAGCTCCTGAAGTAATTTGCCCTTCGGAAGTGTTTAATATTCCTGTGCATCTTCCACAATCCATTGTATTGGATATTAAAACCTTATTATCCAGTGTAGTTGACAATTGTACAGTCTATTCCAAATTAAAAATCTACCTGGACGGACAGAAAGAAAAAATTCAGGACCTTATTAGCTGCGAAGATTTTTTTGAAGTCGGTAATCCGGATACGCTGAAACGCGATTACAAAATATATATTGAAGATGCTGCGGGGAATATTAAAATTTGCACTGTTAATGTAAATTTTATACGCTTGAATGCATGCGATACTCAAAACAGGATTGATCATTCGGGTCAAGTAATTACTCAAAGATCCAAACCGATAGCCCAAGCCAGAATTTTAGTTCGTTCTGATTTACAAAACCAGATTCTTGACAAAAAAGATTGCAATTCGAATTTTGAATTTTCTACATTTAGTGTGAATCCAGGATTTTATCTTGATATTAAAAAAATTGATGCAGTTGCCAATGGGGTTGATGTGTTGGATGCATTTTTAATTTATCAGCATTATTTAGGAATCCAATCTTTATCAAATCCTTTTGATTACCAGGCTGCAGATCTGCATAAAAATCAAATAATTACTCCGGCGGATGTACATCAAGTGCTTCGAATCATTTTAGGAATAAATAGCAATTCAATTAATCCTGAAAATTGTTGGTTATTTTTTAATGCAAAAGATTCAACTTCAATCTCCGATGTAAAATTATTAAAAGATACCATTCTCACGTGCATCGGTCTAAAATTAGGCGATATTACAGGAGATGCTTTAACTATTTGTGATGAAAAATATGTTGAACCAAGCAAATGCATTAAACTATACTATCCCGCACTCCAGGCTGAAAAAGGAAAGCAATACAGAGTGCCCGTCACGTGTTCAAATTATAAGTCGATCATCGGATTTCAATCCGGTTTTCAACTTGTTGGAACGGATCTAATATTGGATTCTATTCTGGAAGGAAAACTCAAATTTCCCTTTAGCTTTAAACAAACTGATCTCAGATTAGATTCAACACATTTTAATTTTGTATTTGTGACACCTTCTCCGGATTTATATAATCTGACTTCAAATGAAGTATTGTTTGAATTGGTTATCACTGCTAAAAAAGACGGATTGTTTACGGATTACCTGGTTCCAAATAATCTCACTTGCAAAACCGTGGCATATCAGGAAGATAAAGAAGCCTTATCGATTTGCACGAATTCAGTCCTGATCGATGCAAAAGATTTAAAGTCTTATGAGCCCTCAATCTTTCCCAATCCATTTTCGGATAATCTTCAAATTCGTTTTCCACATAATTTTAATAAATCCAACTTACAAATTGTGGATGTATTTGGAAGGCAAATTTATTCAACTTCTTTAAATACGAATCTTAATCAAGTTTTGGAATTACCAGGTTATCTATTTCCAAACAAGGGTATTTTTTATATCAAGCTCCAATCGGATGATGTAAGATTGGTTAAAGTAATTGTAAGGGAATGA
- a CDS encoding class I SAM-dependent methyltransferase, whose protein sequence is MSFQLSIIRKLKALFIRLRLHVVFEPFSKILLNLVHLSGISKWVHSHPAISFNDFYSADWNYLKRYDLYQYLVSNQGLDKPLLYLEFGVAAGHSFSWWVKHNQHPESRFHGFDTFEGLPEEWGIFKAGDMSTGSKLPDIKDERVRFYKGLFQKTVPLFLKDADWNLPKLIHMDADLYSSSLYVLTMLAPYLKKGDIVMFDEFTVPRHEYLAFKNFRESYYLDFELIAAANNYFFVAFRLK, encoded by the coding sequence ATGTCTTTTCAACTTTCCATTATCCGAAAACTTAAAGCCTTGTTTATCCGTTTGAGGCTTCATGTTGTTTTTGAACCCTTCTCTAAAATTTTGCTAAACCTTGTTCATTTGTCAGGGATTTCCAAATGGGTTCACAGTCACCCAGCAATAAGCTTTAATGATTTTTACTCGGCAGATTGGAATTACCTGAAACGTTACGATTTGTATCAATATTTAGTTTCAAATCAAGGATTGGACAAACCCTTGTTGTACTTGGAATTTGGAGTAGCGGCAGGGCATTCTTTTTCCTGGTGGGTGAAACACAATCAACACCCTGAATCCAGATTTCATGGATTTGATACTTTTGAAGGTTTACCGGAAGAGTGGGGGATTTTTAAAGCAGGGGATATGAGCACCGGGTCCAAGCTTCCCGATATAAAAGATGAACGGGTTCGGTTTTATAAAGGGCTCTTTCAAAAAACGGTTCCTTTGTTTCTTAAAGATGCAGATTGGAATCTTCCAAAACTGATCCATATGGATGCGGATCTGTATTCATCCAGTTTATATGTGCTGACCATGCTTGCACCCTATCTTAAAAAAGGTGATATTGTAATGTTTGATGAATTTACAGTTCCAAGGCATGAGTACCTGGCCTTTAAAAATTTCAGAGAAAGTTATTACCTCGATTTTGAATTAATCGCAGCAGCTAATAATTATTTCTTTGTTGCATTTCGGTTAAAATAG
- a CDS encoding S41 family peptidase has product MKKRNILTILSAAFILCLAAFTYNKEFEIAKNIEIFANVYKEINSNYVDETNPSSLMKTGIDAMLHQLDPFTNYISEVQIENYRLAFEGKYNGIGVRAKRIGDYVTVTEVYQNYPAFKAGIKVGDQVLAVNGQDGKGKESEDLFQIVRGMPKSEVEFTIKRPGIKEKLNLKLVRDEVNIPNVPYSGMVNADVGFIYLSTFTENAGKNVREALNKLKADHPNMKGAILDLRENGGGLLSEAVEVSNVFIPQGQLVASTRSKLKEREQLYKTSNPPADPTIPLVVLINNHSASASEIVSGTIQDLDRGVILGQISYGKGLVQNTKDVGYNAKVKLTIAKYYIPSGRCIQSVKYENGEPVHLPDSLRVAFKTRNGRTVYDGGGVKPDIELPDADYPRIIKKLIDQDLIFNYCTEFCLKNPAPTDPKSFEFAGFEEFISYLKSKQFDDLDTLEVKLNEIQNLSAKEGDQTIAENVTKMKNHLNQKQWSELTKHKSLISNIIEEEIVRRSFYEEGSIQKKMVHDPIIKEALSILSDPLRYSKILGKP; this is encoded by the coding sequence ATGAAAAAAAGAAACATACTTACGATCCTTTCGGCTGCATTTATTCTATGTCTGGCAGCCTTTACCTATAATAAGGAATTTGAAATCGCCAAAAACATTGAAATATTTGCAAACGTCTATAAAGAAATCAATTCCAATTATGTAGATGAAACCAATCCCTCAAGCCTGATGAAAACCGGCATTGATGCCATGCTTCATCAGCTGGATCCGTTCACAAATTACATTTCAGAGGTTCAAATTGAAAACTACCGGCTGGCTTTTGAAGGAAAATACAATGGAATTGGCGTTCGAGCCAAGCGAATTGGGGATTATGTCACCGTAACGGAGGTTTACCAGAATTATCCGGCCTTTAAAGCCGGCATCAAAGTAGGTGACCAGGTTTTGGCAGTAAATGGTCAGGACGGGAAGGGAAAAGAAAGCGAGGATCTCTTTCAGATTGTCCGGGGTATGCCAAAAAGTGAAGTTGAATTTACCATAAAACGGCCCGGTATTAAAGAAAAACTAAATCTAAAGCTGGTCCGGGATGAGGTTAATATTCCGAATGTACCTTATTCAGGGATGGTGAATGCGGATGTTGGATTCATCTATCTAAGCACTTTTACAGAAAATGCAGGTAAAAATGTGCGGGAAGCCTTAAATAAACTTAAGGCCGACCATCCGAATATGAAGGGAGCCATTCTGGATCTTCGAGAAAATGGGGGTGGACTTCTGAGTGAAGCAGTAGAAGTGTCAAATGTGTTTATCCCTCAGGGTCAATTGGTTGCAAGCACTAGAAGTAAATTAAAAGAACGCGAACAACTTTATAAGACCTCGAATCCACCCGCAGATCCAACCATCCCGCTGGTTGTTTTGATTAACAATCACTCGGCCTCTGCATCAGAAATTGTAAGCGGAACCATCCAGGATCTAGATCGTGGGGTCATTCTTGGTCAAATTTCATATGGAAAAGGCCTCGTTCAAAATACGAAAGACGTAGGTTACAATGCGAAGGTTAAATTGACCATTGCGAAATACTACATTCCCTCCGGAAGATGCATTCAAAGTGTAAAGTATGAAAATGGTGAACCGGTCCATTTGCCAGATTCCTTGCGGGTTGCGTTCAAAACGCGGAATGGACGGACCGTTTATGATGGAGGTGGCGTAAAACCTGATATCGAATTACCGGATGCAGACTATCCCAGAATTATTAAAAAATTAATAGATCAAGATTTGATTTTTAATTATTGCACAGAGTTTTGCCTTAAAAATCCGGCACCGACAGATCCAAAATCCTTCGAATTTGCTGGTTTTGAAGAATTTATAAGCTATTTAAAATCAAAACAATTTGACGATCTGGATACCCTGGAGGTAAAATTGAATGAAATTCAAAACCTGTCTGCAAAGGAAGGCGATCAAACGATTGCTGAGAATGTCACAAAAATGAAAAACCACCTGAATCAAAAGCAATGGTCTGAATTAACAAAGCATAAAAGTCTGATTTCCAATATCATAGAAGAAGAAATTGTCAGAAGAAGCTTTTATGAGGAAGGCAGTATTCAAAAGAAAATGGTTCATGATCCTATTATAAAAGAAGCCTTAAGTATACTATCTGATCCCCTTCGTTACAGTAAGATACTTGGAAAGCCTTGA
- the tsaB gene encoding tRNA (adenosine(37)-N6)-threonylcarbamoyltransferase complex dimerization subunit type 1 TsaB, translating to MMIETSGPICSVGIAHGNKLLNLSEDHQGEHTRVLNDLIRNVLKQSDVTLKELDAIAVNEGPGSFTSLRIGVVAAKGMAYALEKPLLLIPGLKALATTAKDQIPDALYYLPLIDARRDEVYLAVYNSNLEEALVSPVAQILNNELQTRLNIGVGKCVIAGTGAFKWEQFISNWPVSVAEAPLSASNLVKIAFDRWGQGDFDSVSEAKPFYLKEPNITIPKEKLISR from the coding sequence TTGATGATTGAAACTTCCGGACCAATTTGTAGCGTCGGAATAGCACATGGGAACAAGCTTCTTAACCTGTCTGAAGACCATCAGGGCGAACATACCCGTGTGTTAAATGATTTGATTCGAAATGTCTTAAAGCAGTCTGATGTTACTTTAAAGGAGCTGGATGCAATTGCTGTAAATGAAGGGCCGGGATCCTTCACTTCTTTACGGATTGGTGTTGTAGCGGCGAAAGGCATGGCTTATGCTCTGGAAAAACCATTGCTATTGATTCCTGGATTAAAAGCCCTGGCCACCACAGCAAAAGATCAAATTCCGGATGCTTTATATTACCTGCCCCTAATCGATGCCCGGCGAGATGAAGTGTATCTGGCAGTTTATAATTCAAATTTAGAAGAAGCCTTAGTTAGTCCCGTTGCTCAAATTTTGAATAATGAATTACAAACACGACTCAATATTGGAGTAGGGAAATGCGTTATAGCTGGAACAGGAGCCTTTAAATGGGAACAATTTATAAGCAATTGGCCTGTTTCAGTAGCAGAAGCACCCCTTTCGGCATCCAATTTAGTAAAAATAGCATTTGACCGATGGGGTCAAGGAGATTTTGATTCTGTTTCAGAAGCCAAACCCTTTTATCTCAAGGAACCAAATATAACTATTCCCAAAGAAAAACTCATAAGTCGTTGA
- a CDS encoding helix-turn-helix transcriptional regulator produces the protein MRNKKNETITLKKGPKEVQLDYSDLRRAVLVLRAVNHKLRQRVIDLLEENDTMTVTDIYIKLRLEQSVASQHLAILRRAGVVATERQGKFIYYSLDRDRLNQISKLVEDLAG, from the coding sequence ATGAGGAATAAAAAGAACGAAACGATTACTCTCAAAAAAGGACCAAAAGAAGTTCAATTAGACTATTCAGATCTAAGAAGGGCTGTATTAGTTCTTCGTGCGGTCAACCACAAGCTTCGCCAGCGTGTGATTGACTTACTGGAGGAAAATGATACGATGACCGTCACAGACATCTATATTAAACTTCGTTTGGAACAATCGGTAGCCTCTCAGCATTTGGCTATTTTGAGAAGAGCCGGGGTAGTCGCAACCGAGAGACAGGGTAAATTTATTTATTACTCTCTCGACAGAGACAGGTTAAATCAAATCTCCAAATTAGTGGAAGATTTAGCGGGTTAA
- a CDS encoding helix-turn-helix transcriptional regulator, which produces MKKIKVTFNPVQLDYSCELMRALAHPLRLKILEFIDRNGSVNVNKIYSSLNIEQSVTSQHLSILRLTGVIATEKVGKFVHCSINYPTVEKAEKAVNNFLGRTAVLATSN; this is translated from the coding sequence ATGAAGAAGATTAAGGTAACATTTAATCCTGTCCAACTCGATTATTCCTGTGAGCTCATGAGAGCATTAGCCCACCCTTTGCGGCTAAAAATTCTTGAGTTTATTGATAGGAATGGTTCGGTAAATGTCAATAAGATTTACTCGAGCTTAAATATCGAACAATCAGTCACTTCGCAACATCTCAGCATTCTTCGACTTACAGGCGTTATCGCCACAGAAAAAGTTGGAAAATTCGTGCATTGTTCGATTAATTATCCCACTGTGGAAAAAGCTGAGAAAGCTGTAAATAATTTCTTGGGGAGAACGGCAGTACTCGCAACAAGTAATTAA
- a CDS encoding lipoprotein signal peptidase has product MKGNYLYKVSAFTILLILCLDQILKIWIKTHMEQGQEFLILGQSWARIHFVENEGMAFGLSLGGSKGKLALSLFRIVAVSFLFYLLARMIKAKEFIGLIIAFSMILAGALGNILDSIFYGLIFSASPYHGGQAVLFPEDGGYADILMGRVVDMFYFPMFKGTFPEWFPFWAGEDFEFFRPVFNLADSSIFCGICLFFIFYKKLKPHEKEEVSSSN; this is encoded by the coding sequence ATGAAAGGAAATTATCTTTATAAGGTTTCGGCCTTTACCATTTTGTTAATCCTGTGTCTGGACCAAATTTTAAAAATTTGGATTAAGACGCATATGGAGCAAGGACAGGAATTTTTGATTTTAGGCCAATCCTGGGCTCGGATTCATTTTGTTGAGAATGAAGGTATGGCATTTGGTTTAAGTCTGGGGGGCTCCAAAGGCAAACTTGCTTTAAGCTTGTTCCGAATTGTTGCCGTCAGTTTTCTGTTTTACTTATTGGCTCGGATGATTAAAGCAAAAGAATTTATTGGATTAATTATTGCTTTTTCGATGATCCTGGCCGGAGCATTGGGCAATATCCTTGATTCAATATTCTATGGACTTATTTTTTCTGCTTCTCCTTATCACGGTGGACAAGCGGTGCTGTTTCCGGAGGATGGAGGCTATGCTGACATATTAATGGGGCGCGTGGTGGATATGTTTTATTTTCCCATGTTTAAAGGGACATTTCCGGAGTGGTTTCCCTTTTGGGCCGGTGAAGACTTTGAGTTTTTCCGTCCGGTCTTTAATCTGGCTGATTCTTCCATTTTTTGTGGCATTTGCCTGTTTTTTATATTTTATAAAAAACTCAAGCCGCATGAAAAAGAAGAAGTATCGTCTTCAAATTGA